The genomic window TATACCCAAGAACTTCGTTCGTCGGAAATTCACCTGTTTTTGGCGTAACTTTAAGCATGTGAATATATAACCTTTGTCCCATTTGTATAGACGATACATGATTTTTCAAGGGTAATGCTTGCTCGTCCTTGTCATCTTGTATATGAAAGAGTGCAGCTTCAACATTTACATACTGGCTTGTTGCTATCCATATAAAAACCTGAGTTGGTTCCACTCGTCGAACAATGGGACCAGCTACTAGTAGTGGCAAATCATTTGAGTTCATGTTCCCACCTCAATCGTATAGGCTTCTATCATGATATTCATGAGGCGCGGGTACATGTGCATGTCTACTCGAAAATCTGGCAGACTGGGGACGGTTCTCGTGCTTCTTTTTGTATTTTATCAAGAAAAAAGCACAAGGGCGGTCCGAGTCTGGGAGAAAGTAGCACAGATAACAAAATTTAAGTTTAATAAGTGCTTGTACTGAGAATACATCATCTAGAACAACAGATTCCTTGATGGGATTTTTTACTGTCTCATTTTATTGTGAAAATCATGTAGACTCGCCACTGTTAACTCTAGTCATGATGTAGTAAATTTTAGGGATTATAACTGTGACTATTTTGATTACTTCTAGTACTGCTTTTTTATTACTTTTAAAATCTATACTTGATTTAAGTAGAAATTTCAAAAACAGGAGGCCTGCACATGAAAACAAAGACGGTGTTCTCTACATTTGTGATAATCACTGCATTAATACCTGTTATATATTTTGTAAGTCAGCTGGATTTTTCGACAAGTCACGTTGATGTACAAGCAAAATCAAATGAAAATACAGCAATATTAGTGCTAGATATTCAGAAGGATTTCTTTGATGACAATGGGAAGTTACCGATAGAAAAGACTCTGATTAACCCAATCTTGTCAAACGTGAATGCTATTATTAACAAAATGGAGGGATCGGATAAACATTCCATAATTTATGTCGCAAATGAATATCAAAACATCCAATTTTTATTAAATAGAGGAAGAAATTTTGCTGCGATGAAAGGGACGCCTGGTGCCGAACTAGACGGTCGATTGAAAATTGTTAGTGATAATTTTATTTCGAAAAACAAGCCAAGCGCATTTTCTAATCCTCTGTTCCAAGAAACTTTAGTTCAAAACAATACAGGGAGTTTAGTGATAGTAGGTGTGTACGCCGAAGCGTGTGTAGCTGACACTGCAAAGGATGCTCTTAAGCGTGGCTATTCCGTTATTCTCATCGAAGACGCTATAGGAAGTGGAAGTGAAATTGAACGAGACAAAGCTTTAGAGGCACTAGCGAACCAGGGGGCCATAATCATGACAGCAACAGAGTATATAAACTCTATTGCTAATTAAAAAGGAGGAATTAAGATGGAAAATAATACTGAATATTTAAAAGCAAAAAGAAGAGTCAGCCAACTGAAAGGTTTTTACATGAATTTGATTGCCTATTTTGTCATTCTTCCGATGCTGTTTATTATAAATATCATGGGTGATGCAGGAAACTGGTGGGTCATATACCCGGCTATAGGGTGGGGTGTTTTAGTTATCTTGCATGGTTTGTCTTTAAGAATTGGTTCGGATTGGGAAGAGAAGAAGATTAGAGAGTTGATGAATAGAGAGAAATAGTATGTTTTTAGAGAAAAGGAGTTCATGCGTTGAACTCCTTTTATTGATTATAGGTACCTAGTCTTTACGCTTGTTCTTGTTTTTTTAATCGTATCTCCTGTACCTTCTGTCGCTGTTCATCAGGCCACCATGCGCCGCAGTCATCTGCCACGATACAAGCTGCACATTTATCTAAGTCATAAACCTTCATTCCGCTGATAGGAGGAGAGTAAAGATGAAGTGTTACTAGCTCATCTTGTCGTGCAGCTTTCATTTTATGAACGCCCTTTTTAGGTGCGTAAAACAGATTGTCTTTTTCTTGGTATTCATGAAATAGTTCAGAAGGTAACCCGTTTTCAGTAATTTCGTAAACAGTGTTGATTGTCGCCCCATTTAAGACTTGTATCCAGCCCTGGGAGCTTCCGTGGTCATGAGGAGCGCATTCTAACTCAGACCAGTTCATGACTAACAGCTCGACTTCTTCATTTTTATAAAGTAATTCTCGCGAGTAGGGTTTTCCACTTTTGGATTCCGGTAGTTTCGGTAAATCCTCCATTGTCATGTTCAAATCTAGAAGCGCTTCTTTTAACTCAAATTTTAATGGCTTCTTTAATGAATCTAACATATGTCTCACCTTATCGTTCAACATTATAATATCTTCCTCCTTTTGGATGCATGGGGACGGTTCTCATGCATCCTTCTTCGTACTAGCATGAAGAAGGTAAAGCAGAACCGTTTCAATGCTCTGTTCCGCTATGGCTTTTTCATAATAAGGTTATAAAACATAGGCAAAAGTTGTCCGTTCACAATAATGACCCCCATAATAATTATGATGCCACCTGTGATACTTATGAGGAAAACTTGTTCATGTAAAATAAGAATTGCTGCAATTAAGGTAGAGATGGGTTCTAAATACAGAAACATAGAGACCTTTGATGCCTCTAACACCTCAAGTGCTTTGCCCCAATACCAGTACGCAATTCCAGAGACGAACACACCAAGAAACAATAGATGCGACCATTCTTTATAGGTTAATAGAGAAAGAGATTCCCAGCCTCTGTTTCTAATAATAAAGGGTGATGTTAGGATAAACCCAAGAACACTCATGTAAAAGGTTACTAAAAGAGAGGGATATGGTATGCGTAAGCTTTTTAGCAGGATTGAATAAATAGCCCAGTTTAGGGTGCTCAAAAGCATGAGAATAAACCCAATGTTCATGGTGACTTCGAACGATTGGCCACTTCTTGTCGTTGTAACAAGCAGGACGCCTAATATTGCTAGAATCATACCAATAGCTTTCGAGAGTGACATTTTTTCATGCAAAAATATCATAGATAACACAACGGTAAAAACGGGTGAAAAAGAAATGAGCCACCCAGCAGATGAAGCGTCTATTGTTAATAATGCTGTTGCTTGTAGCACTTGATGGACAAACACGCCGAGGATACCGAGTACAATTAGATGAGGAATATAAT from Bacillus sp. HMF5848 includes these protein-coding regions:
- a CDS encoding 2TM domain-containing protein, which encodes MENNTEYLKAKRRVSQLKGFYMNLIAYFVILPMLFIINIMGDAGNWWVIYPAIGWGVLVILHGLSLRIGSDWEEKKIRELMNREK
- a CDS encoding DMT family transporter yields the protein MPSFRSSLTASLYATMSISFWGISFVSTKAVLGKLDPYSLLVLRFGIGSLFLLTLLLMLRIRLKVSINYIPHLIVLGILGVFVHQVLQATALLTIDASSAGWLISFSPVFTVVLSMIFLHEKMSLSKAIGMILAILGVLLVTTTRSGQSFEVTMNIGFILMLLSTLNWAIYSILLKSLRIPYPSLLVTFYMSVLGFILTSPFIIRNRGWESLSLLTYKEWSHLLFLGVFVSGIAYWYWGKALEVLEASKVSMFLYLEPISTLIAAILILHEQVFLISITGGIIIIMGVIIVNGQLLPMFYNLIMKKP
- a CDS encoding cysteine dioxygenase family protein, coding for MLNDKVRHMLDSLKKPLKFELKEALLDLNMTMEDLPKLPESKSGKPYSRELLYKNEEVELLVMNWSELECAPHDHGSSQGWIQVLNGATINTVYEITENGLPSELFHEYQEKDNLFYAPKKGVHKMKAARQDELVTLHLYSPPISGMKVYDLDKCAACIVADDCGAWWPDEQRQKVQEIRLKKQEQA
- a CDS encoding cysteine hydrolase family protein gives rise to the protein MKTKTVFSTFVIITALIPVIYFVSQLDFSTSHVDVQAKSNENTAILVLDIQKDFFDDNGKLPIEKTLINPILSNVNAIINKMEGSDKHSIIYVANEYQNIQFLLNRGRNFAAMKGTPGAELDGRLKIVSDNFISKNKPSAFSNPLFQETLVQNNTGSLVIVGVYAEACVADTAKDALKRGYSVILIEDAIGSGSEIERDKALEALANQGAIIMTATEYINSIAN